Proteins encoded in a region of the Pseudomonas denitrificans (nom. rej.) genome:
- a CDS encoding aromatic ring-hydroxylating dioxygenase subunit alpha → MSYLRNTWYAAAWDTEVEAGQLFPRTLLDEPVLLYRDSQGIARAIGNRCPHRFAPLHMGCLKGDEVQCAYHGLRFDSSGACTHNPHGDGAIPRAAKVRAYPLVERHSLLWIWMGEPALADPQRIPDFSCMDAGHWFVGKGYLHAKANYVLETDNIMDLSHVEFLHPATLGGEGVKSAITSVEQEGDSVWSNRQTVAEIMPDFLYQAMNIPHGTPVDRWIDVRWDAPANMLLYAGAVPTGRPRSDGVNNPIPHLFTPETGKTTHYWFAMCFPKAMGPMGEQLAREQVEAIRRPFATEDLPMLEAQQEMMGDAEFWSLKPVLLVGDAGAIRARRVLDRLIAEERTAAEVAKEAGHA, encoded by the coding sequence GTGAGCTACTTGCGTAACACCTGGTACGCCGCTGCCTGGGACACCGAGGTCGAAGCCGGGCAACTGTTCCCGCGCACCCTGCTGGACGAACCCGTGCTGCTCTACCGCGACAGCCAGGGCATAGCCCGGGCCATCGGCAACCGCTGCCCGCATCGCTTCGCACCGCTGCACATGGGCTGCCTGAAGGGCGACGAGGTGCAGTGCGCCTACCACGGCCTGCGTTTCGACAGCAGCGGCGCCTGCACCCACAACCCCCACGGCGATGGCGCCATCCCGCGGGCGGCGAAGGTCAGGGCCTATCCCCTGGTGGAGCGCCACAGCCTGCTGTGGATCTGGATGGGCGAGCCGGCGCTGGCCGACCCGCAGCGCATCCCCGACTTCAGCTGCATGGACGCCGGGCACTGGTTCGTCGGCAAGGGCTACCTGCATGCCAAAGCCAACTACGTGCTGGAAACCGACAACATCATGGACCTCAGCCACGTCGAGTTCCTGCACCCCGCGACCCTCGGCGGCGAAGGCGTGAAGAGCGCAATCACCAGCGTCGAGCAGGAGGGCGACAGCGTCTGGTCGAACCGCCAGACCGTGGCCGAGATCATGCCGGACTTCCTCTACCAGGCGATGAACATCCCCCACGGCACCCCGGTGGACCGCTGGATCGACGTGCGCTGGGACGCCCCCGCCAACATGCTGCTGTACGCCGGCGCGGTGCCCACCGGGCGGCCGCGCAGCGACGGGGTGAACAACCCGATCCCGCACCTGTTCACCCCCGAGACCGGCAAGACCACCCACTACTGGTTCGCCATGTGCTTCCCCAAAGCCATGGGCCCGATGGGCGAGCAACTGGCCCGCGAACAGGTCGAGGCGATTCGCCGGCCATTCGCCACCGAGGACCTGCCGATGCTCGAAGCGCAGCAGGAGATGATGGGCGACGCCGAGTTCTGGTCGCTCAAGCCGGTGCTGCTGGTCGGCGATGCTGGTGCGATCCGTGCCCGACGCGTGCTCGACCGGCTGATCGCCGAAGAGCGCACGGCTGCCGAAGTGGCGAAGGAGGCCGGCCATGCTTGA